From the Paenibacillus sp. FSL H8-0548 genome, one window contains:
- a CDS encoding glycosyltransferase, translated as MEAATNIPRIVHYCWFGRGEKPSKMVKCMRSWEKHLVGYQFIEWNEDNFDLAINRYVIEAYEAKKYAFVSDYVRLYALYTHGGIYMDTDVEVVKSLDPFLLHEAFSGFEDEKFLQSGTMGAAKQHHWIKELLDDYDSRSFLRPDGTYDLTTNTAVITAICNKHGLVLNGSHQVLQNGVVFYPRDYFSPYDYINGGIFRTDNSHTIHHFAKSWLPAHVRIRGEVKRLVSRIVGPKAIAKMRKLLSSSH; from the coding sequence ATGGAGGCTGCAACGAATATACCTCGAATTGTTCATTATTGCTGGTTTGGGCGCGGTGAAAAGCCCAGCAAAATGGTCAAGTGTATGCGGAGCTGGGAAAAGCATTTAGTCGGTTATCAGTTTATCGAATGGAATGAGGACAACTTCGATTTGGCAATCAATCGGTATGTCATTGAAGCCTACGAGGCTAAGAAATATGCCTTTGTTAGTGATTATGTTCGTCTGTACGCCTTATATACGCACGGCGGCATATATATGGATACTGACGTTGAGGTTGTCAAATCGCTGGACCCCTTCTTGTTGCATGAGGCGTTTTCTGGCTTCGAGGATGAGAAGTTTCTACAGTCCGGAACGATGGGGGCAGCCAAACAGCATCACTGGATTAAAGAACTGCTCGATGATTATGACAGCAGAAGTTTTTTACGTCCAGACGGTACCTATGATTTAACGACCAATACGGCGGTTATAACGGCTATTTGTAATAAACATGGTCTCGTTCTGAATGGAAGCCATCAGGTTCTGCAAAATGGCGTTGTCTTTTATCCGCGTGACTATTTCAGTCCCTATGATTATATTAATGGCGGAATATTTAGAACAGATAACAGCCATACGATACATCATTTTGCAAAATCATGGCTGCCTGCGCATGTTCGAATCAGAGGCGAAGTGAAGCGGCTGGTGAGCCGTATCGTCGGTCCAAAAGCGATTGCTAAAATGCGAAAGCTGCTTTCATCTTCACATTAA
- a CDS encoding sugar transferase: MKRIFDVVIASILLIVLSPFILLTAIMVRTKLGAPVIFKQKRPGLYGKPFLMYKFRTMTSEKDSEGQLLPDHLRLTAFGGLIRKLSLDELLQLFNVIKGEQSLIGPRPLLMEYLPLYNEEQAKRHAVRPGITGWAQIHGRNAVSWEERFEHDVWYVENQSLALDIKILLLTVKKVIRSEGVSNTNHVTMPVFQGTTSSQEG, translated from the coding sequence GTGAAACGAATATTTGATGTTGTGATCGCAAGCATACTGCTCATCGTTCTAAGCCCATTTATACTGCTGACAGCGATTATGGTTAGAACGAAGCTCGGTGCGCCGGTCATATTTAAGCAGAAGCGTCCAGGCTTGTATGGCAAGCCCTTTCTAATGTATAAGTTTCGAACGATGACTTCGGAGAAAGACAGCGAAGGACAATTGCTTCCTGATCATCTCAGACTTACAGCATTCGGAGGGCTGATTCGCAAGCTGAGCCTGGATGAGCTTCTTCAACTGTTTAACGTCATTAAGGGCGAGCAAAGCTTAATTGGTCCTCGTCCGCTGCTCATGGAATATTTACCGCTCTATAATGAGGAGCAAGCAAAGCGTCATGCAGTAAGGCCTGGTATTACAGGCTGGGCACAAATTCACGGCAGAAACGCGGTTTCTTGGGAAGAGCGCTTCGAGCATGATGTATGGTATGTCGAGAACCAAAGTCTGGCGCTGGATATTAAAATATTGCTTCTTACCGTGAAAAAGGTAATTAGATCAGAAGGCGTTTCGAATACTAACCATGTAACCATGCCTGTCTTTCAAGGTACGACAAGCAGTCAAGAAGGCTAA
- a CDS encoding EpsG family protein, translating to MTILWLTLIFVFSVSLTARYFSVPALVSPSTIIPNRFLVMIAALALAMVSGLRSNIGDTFFYMHSYTIGDFSWQAVATSDDIGFNIFQMLLKQLSDDPQILVLTTGIITNLLIVWVLYNYTRLFELSVFLYITTGTFTVSMNGIRQFLAASIVFAATKFLLEGKWKSYLSIVVFASFFHQSALIMIPMYFIVRRKAWTKTTAMLLALAVIIVMGFSKFSELLFTVIKDTQYGSYESFDEGGANILRALVWIIPIIIAYFGRDKLRVLFPKSDIIVNISLIGVILMIISTQNWIFARMAIYFNLYQLILIAWLIKVFREKDQKLIYLIILCFYLLFYFYESVIALDLQYRSNYLIWPF from the coding sequence ATGACAATTCTGTGGTTGACATTAATTTTTGTATTTTCAGTCTCTTTAACAGCTAGATACTTTTCAGTCCCCGCGCTTGTCTCCCCTTCTACAATCATTCCGAATAGGTTTCTTGTTATGATTGCTGCGTTAGCGCTAGCTATGGTATCTGGTCTGCGATCCAATATCGGAGATACCTTTTTTTATATGCACAGCTACACGATAGGAGATTTTAGCTGGCAGGCTGTTGCTACTAGCGATGATATTGGATTTAATATCTTTCAAATGCTGCTGAAGCAGCTGTCCGACGATCCTCAAATTTTAGTTCTAACAACAGGAATTATAACTAATTTGCTCATTGTTTGGGTGCTGTACAACTATACGAGGCTGTTTGAGCTAAGCGTATTTTTATACATAACTACGGGAACTTTCACCGTGTCTATGAACGGCATCAGGCAATTTTTAGCTGCTTCCATTGTATTTGCGGCAACGAAGTTTTTGCTTGAGGGCAAATGGAAATCTTATCTCAGTATCGTCGTATTTGCTTCTTTCTTTCATCAAAGTGCACTCATTATGATTCCGATGTATTTTATTGTAAGAAGAAAAGCATGGACTAAAACAACAGCTATGCTTCTTGCTTTAGCCGTAATTATTGTCATGGGCTTTAGCAAGTTTTCTGAGCTGTTATTTACAGTAATAAAAGATACTCAGTACGGCTCTTACGAATCGTTTGATGAGGGCGGTGCAAATATACTTAGGGCGCTTGTCTGGATTATCCCGATTATCATAGCCTATTTTGGCAGGGATAAGCTAAGAGTGCTGTTTCCAAAATCAGATATCATCGTAAATATTTCTCTTATTGGCGTTATATTAATGATCATATCGACGCAAAATTGGATTTTTGCAAGAATGGCCATCTATTTTAATTTATACCAGCTTATCCTTATCGCTTGGTTGATTAAGGTTTTTCGTGAAAAGGATCAGAAGCTCATTTATTTGATCATATTATGCTTTTATTTATTATTTTATTTCTATGAAAGTGTAATTGCGCTTGATCTGCAATATAGAAGCAATTATTTAATATGGCCATTTTAG
- a CDS encoding glycosyltransferase family 2 protein — protein MKPMLTVFTPTYNRAYTLHLCYESLKRQSCKSFVWLIIDDGSTDQTKELVAGWMAEKIIPIRYRYQENQGMHGAHNTAYELVDTELNVCIDSDDYMADDAVEKITSFWQAEGNKQYAGIVGLDISQNQELIGTRLPEQLKSSRLTDLYALHHVKGDKKIVYRSEITSKYPPYPLFQGEKYCPLSYKYILIDQDFPLLILNEVLCVVEYREDGSSMNMMKQYLKNPQGFAFFRKVAMVYAPSWKDTIREAMHYVSSSIISRNKGFLKESPRKGVTVLAIPLGLLLYAYIQNTNKRMAVK, from the coding sequence ATGAAGCCAATGCTGACGGTTTTTACGCCTACTTATAACCGCGCCTATACTCTTCATCTTTGTTATGAGAGTCTTAAGCGTCAAAGCTGCAAGAGCTTTGTATGGCTCATTATTGACGATGGCTCCACAGATCAGACGAAGGAGCTTGTAGCCGGCTGGATGGCAGAGAAAATAATCCCGATTCGGTATCGTTATCAAGAAAATCAAGGGATGCACGGGGCGCATAATACAGCCTATGAGCTTGTGGATACAGAGCTAAACGTCTGTATTGATTCCGATGATTATATGGCCGATGATGCGGTAGAAAAAATAACGAGCTTCTGGCAGGCAGAGGGCAATAAGCAGTATGCAGGCATTGTTGGCCTGGACATCTCTCAGAATCAGGAGCTTATCGGCACTAGACTGCCCGAGCAGTTGAAATCGTCGAGGTTAACAGATTTATATGCTTTGCATCATGTGAAGGGCGACAAAAAGATCGTCTATCGCTCGGAGATTACGAGTAAATATCCCCCGTATCCTTTGTTTCAAGGAGAAAAATATTGCCCGCTGTCCTATAAATACATACTAATTGATCAGGATTTTCCACTGCTAATTCTAAATGAGGTGCTGTGCGTCGTTGAGTATAGAGAAGACGGTTCAAGCATGAATATGATGAAGCAATATTTGAAAAACCCGCAGGGCTTCGCCTTTTTCCGCAAGGTTGCGATGGTTTATGCTCCATCCTGGAAAGATACCATTCGTGAAGCCATGCATTATGTATCGAGCAGTATAATCAGCCGAAATAAAGGGTTTTTGAAAGAATCACCACGAAAAGGGGTAACAGTGCTTGCAATTCCGCTTGGATTATTACTTTATGCTTATATTCAGAATACGAACAAAAGAATGGCGGTCAAATAA
- a CDS encoding glycosyltransferase family 1 protein encodes MNPVRILQVVTIMNRGGLETMLMNYYRQMDRSQIQFDFLVHRLEPGHYDQEIIALGGRIFRMPQIRPGNYSLYFKRLDQFFVDHPRYQVVHAHINENSSFVLKAAKKAGVACRITHSHLSDLGIDIKLPFRLYARLAMKDNPSSYFACSKKAGEWLFGKRISSTGKVVVLNNAVDVEQFTFNSTIRDQIRAELAAEDRLVIGHIGRFNQQKNHDFLIDVFKALHEREPKSLLVLAGEGQLRPLIEAKINRLGLSEHVRLLGVRNDVSNLLQGIDIFLFPSLFEGLPVVLVEAQAAGLNCVVSDAITSETDITGKLQFISLKQKADYWAEQIMSTPRERSDTSDSLRHKGYDTATMAKWLSDYYMDQLSMEVSM; translated from the coding sequence TTGAATCCAGTTCGAATTTTGCAAGTGGTAACCATTATGAATCGCGGCGGCTTAGAAACGATGCTGATGAATTATTATCGTCAAATGGATCGAAGCCAAATTCAGTTTGATTTTCTCGTTCATCGCTTGGAGCCGGGGCATTATGATCAAGAAATAATCGCATTAGGCGGCAGAATATTTCGGATGCCCCAAATTAGACCAGGCAATTACTCGTTATATTTTAAACGGCTGGATCAATTTTTTGTGGATCATCCTCGTTATCAAGTCGTGCACGCCCATATCAATGAAAATAGCAGCTTTGTTCTTAAGGCTGCGAAGAAGGCGGGCGTTGCCTGCCGTATTACGCATAGTCATTTAAGTGATCTGGGCATTGACATTAAGCTCCCCTTTCGCCTTTACGCAAGGCTCGCGATGAAGGATAATCCGAGCAGCTACTTTGCTTGCTCGAAAAAAGCAGGGGAATGGTTATTTGGCAAACGGATATCAAGCACAGGGAAAGTTGTCGTACTCAACAATGCAGTAGATGTAGAGCAATTTACGTTCAATTCCACGATTCGTGATCAGATAAGAGCAGAGCTTGCTGCAGAAGATCGTTTGGTTATCGGCCATATTGGCAGATTCAATCAACAAAAGAACCATGATTTTCTCATTGATGTGTTCAAGGCGCTTCATGAAAGAGAGCCAAAGTCATTGCTGGTGCTTGCCGGCGAAGGTCAGCTGCGGCCACTAATTGAAGCCAAGATCAACAGGCTAGGTCTCTCCGAGCATGTACGGCTGCTGGGCGTTCGGAATGATGTATCGAATTTACTGCAAGGGATCGATATTTTTCTATTTCCTTCCTTGTTTGAGGGACTGCCGGTCGTATTGGTGGAAGCTCAGGCAGCGGGCCTTAACTGTGTTGTTTCTGATGCTATTACATCGGAGACGGATATAACTGGGAAGCTGCAGTTTATTAGCTTGAAGCAGAAAGCGGACTACTGGGCGGAGCAAATTATGAGTACCCCGCGCGAGCGCAGTGATACATCGGATTCCTTGCGTCATAAAGGCTACGATACAGCAACAATGGCAAAATGGTTGTCTGATTACTACATGGATCAATTGTCCATGGAAGTTTCAATGTAA